One Cryptomeria japonica chromosome 9, Sugi_1.0, whole genome shotgun sequence genomic window carries:
- the LOC131858387 gene encoding uncharacterized protein LOC131858387, with product MEEDDNFSFHNAPVSDECSSNHSNENNSSNEVWTLEFDGSCATNGSRAGAILISPKGEIFPYSFKLQFANTNNTTEYESLLLGMSVALKRGIRNLHAQRDAELIVCQVRNIYQTKNDRLKHYRNLVWENIEDFDSFNISVVPREYNDRADSLAISATSLIPHLDFGQDKYIIEIINRPSVPDN from the coding sequence ATGGAGGAAGATGACAACTTTTCTTTTCATAATGCACCCGTCTCGGATGAATGCAGCTCTAATCATTCCAATGAAAACAACAGTTCAAATGAGGTGTGGACTCTTGAATTTGATGGCAGCTGCGCTACAAATGGATCTAGAGCCGGTGCAATCCTTATATCTCCcaagggagagatcttcccttactCTTTCAAGTTGCAATTTGCTAATACCAACAATACGACTGAATATGAGTCGCTTTTGTTAGGGATGAGTgttgcattgaaaagaggaatCAGAAATCTTCATGCCCAACGTGATGCAGAattaattgtttgtcaagtgagaaacatatatcaaactaagaatGACAGACTCAAGCATTACCGCAATTTGGTatgggaaaatattgaagattttgattctttcaatatctcagttgTTCCTCGCGAATACAATGATAGAGCTGATTCTCTTGCTATTTCAGCTACTTCATTAATTCCCcatcttgactttggtcaagataaatatattattgagaTAATCAACAGACCTAGTGTGCCTGACAATTGA